The Dreissena polymorpha isolate Duluth1 unplaced genomic scaffold, UMN_Dpol_1.0 chrUn066, whole genome shotgun sequence genome contains the following window.
gtttttgacctggcatgacccatattcaaacttgacctagacatcatctagatacaacttgtgaccaagtttggtgaagattggatgaaattttgTGACAGCCCGACTGACCGAcagagtgactcctatatagcctctattaccaatggtaatgggggtataattatatgTGAATGTCATTTTTTATTCTAAACCAAAGAATGTGTTACAAAATGCTAGATCAAACAAATTGAACAGTTCCTCTTGCAGTGGTAGTGGATTACTTTCATCTGGCAATGATAAATTCATTCTGTTTATGCAGGTATTTGCAGTGGGCAGGAAATTAGCACTTTCCATAAATTGAATGGAAGGCTGAAGAGCAAAGCCCAAGGCAGGTTCCTCCTCTGTACCAGTGGCAAACCTTAATATGCTCCCAAGATTTACAGCACCTCGTCTTCCACCTGAAGAtatacataatactaaaataatttgGTAAATGTTAAACTGTTTATACACACTTACCACTCTGCAAGTGGCAATATTAAGGATATATCAACTGTTACAAtcatgtgtgtgtggggggggggggggggatttgatGTGAAATAACTTTTTAGGAATGatttatgaaattttaaattttcaaataataatactTACCTTGAAAATTTAATGGAATAAGCTAACTTACTTAAAACATCCAACATGCTTTAACAGTATTTGAATGCTTGCTTTACAGAAATTATTCTATAATGTTTTGGgcaaaattttcgtttaaaaggtatgacatataatgcataaatatactgttgcaccaacagacagggcaaaaacaatatgtcccccagtatagactgggggaggTTCAAGGTTTGATGAATCCGGAAGTCAACCAGTGAATAGTTTACACAGAAAATAATATGGCTGCCAAATAACATCACACACcagtttaaaatgcagtttaagtATTGCCAGCAAATAAACACACCTTGCTGAACAATTAACAGGAGGGTATATATGGAGGCTTATAGTGGTACACAACTGAGActataaataaaatgcacaaacaagagtaaaataacaaaataatcgtTAGAAGATCTGTGTAATATATATTACACAAGTAGTCATTTCGCTTGCAATTGGAGTGTTTAACTGCAATATAGCGATTGAAATACTAAGTACCAAATTATGCTCTCTGGTGATGACAATATCATTTAAGACAAGCATAGTTTGTACTAAAATATGCGTTGGACAAGACTACTTGGTTTCTAAAAGATGGAcctttttcaaattaaacataaccattatgaacatttgaactctTTAACTATGGTAATATACATGACCCTGCCTTTGTGAAGATGAACAAAATATCTTTTGACTGCTACTGTGCAATTGggggataaatataaacattaccaAACACAGACAAGAGGATCAATTGACAAtagccagagctccagataaggatttgtgaaattagtaacggtactgccactgacagaaagaaaaggagtaacgcttaaaatcaattagtacctgtactaccatatccaaaaatacaggtagtactgtactacccgtgttcttggatattgaagggtgcataactgactttacagaaacatttgcagcaattataattaatatatgtagttcttaaacagttactgtattaggttttccattctgaattatgatgcaaaccCAACttcacattaaaactcatgactaatactatttcttcatttttcttgacaagaaaacacaagccaactagtaagctaagtaaatgaacacttatttcactgtctcatccgtttcccatcgtgttttctaacgttttaagccatcgatgcaatcaaatcgtttaatatcggggcgacaatgtctttttctgggtttacagatttaatgtcaggatggttagacgacaccgtatgtagtcattatttgacaacaaagtgttgttctgaaccgctttcggttaagccggcattccattgcgcgcagacatattgtttttgacggatttacaagttacaggaaatcacgcaacagaatagacaataatatatgaacccagtctacaacttttcggtaatttaaattaacgaaaaaagccgttaggttagagaccaacaaatcacgccgcgctgacgcagacgaatcggtacggccagattttgttcgtaaatgcgtaaatggatattaaagtcgtaattgtacgtccagtttataaaaattaatgcgtaaatcttcatgaaaaaaggcgtttttacggctgtacggcccttatctggagctctgaatagcGTTTGACAATCTTTTCCTTTGAAAAGTGGAGCTATTTAGACACAATTTAAGACTTTAGTGTATACAAAAAGGATGCATACCACAATTGAATGTATAAACACTGAATGGAACTTACTTGCAGCTTCACGCATGTATTTGATGAACAACGTGTATGTGGAATTCTCTCTCTGTCTTCTGTTTGACCCTTCAGCACTAAACTGTGGGTTCAATAGGTGTGTCAACATCTTCACCGTTAAAGGATTCGACTGTTGAGGTGTGAACAGGTGAATAACAGCTGGCAGTTCTTGAACAAGCTGAAAACGAAGGTTCAACAAAATCTTGCTGTTCAAAAACTTAAACTCAAACTGCAATTTCTATTGCAACTATACAGGATTTTAATGGATATACACATTCCAAAAACAAGATAGCCATAATATCCCTTAATCGCTCACGATAGAgtgattgttttaaaatataaaattaatgtgctcaTAAGAATGGATTTGACTTTGTTATATTAAGATACATGAAATTAACTACATTCAATTTGTAGACCCAGAATCTGATAATGTCAAGAGTTATATATTCTGGTCATATTAGTCACATGGGTTCAAAACTTTGCCCTCTATTGTGTTAAagattttgtaaaacaagaaaGAAGGCAACTCAACTGATGGATAtgatttgcaatatttaaatgctGAACATTGGCCAAATTCTTTTGTATGCTATTGGTAAAAAAAGTTATACTGGTACATCATGATAATAAtgtacaactagagctttgtcacagaccagACGAATACCCCCATATGCCACACTGACACAGAATATTccgcatgttgtcttcacaaaaaaagaaaagcttatcctaccaagtttcatgttaACAGGTCaaaccaaactcaagttattgagcggaaaccatGATACGGATCAACTCTCTTTActtaagtcacagtgaccttgaccccaaaagCAGTCTGAGGCAAGGTCTCGTCATTAGCATCCTTTAAATCATGTTTCATTACGGTATCTAATATGAAATAGAAATTTTtgatcggaaaccatttttctattgttagccacggtgaccttgaccttaatctGATGCAGGGCTTTTTTCCAGCTGATTTTATAGCCGTTATTTGGTCATATTTCCAATGGCAAAACATATCCCAAATCGAGTAAAAAAATCCCAATGGATAGCCtcagttttaaaaattcaaaaataatgaaatttttcAGTGCAGAAAAGGACTGGTAGGTTGAAATCACCATTTTAGTGATTGGTTTCAGCTCATGTCGTTCTATTTTATGATAAGTTACcaacattttcataattttttaataCTACTAATATTTTCCCAATTTGTGGTCAAAAGATGCTTAAATTACTAATTTCAAGGGTATAAGTCATGTTCCCAAAGTGgtgaaaaaaagccctgtgatGGACCCCAAAATCAATCCCGAGCAAAGTCTTGATACAAGGCACTATCCTAGTTTCATCAACAGGTCaaaccaaactcaagttattgagtggaaaccatGAAACGGCCCAACTGACAGACAAGtgcactcctatatacccccctaaactttgtttatggGGATATAATAATTGAATGGGAACttaattgttttacatgttttgtaaTAATACATATATCATCATTCTTCGCTGGTCAAATGCACAATTCCATTATGTTGAAGCACTCGTTTTGCTCATAACAAAGTCATGAATGAAGATATATTATTTCGGTTATAAAATAAATGGTATTGTCATGTATATGGGTTTGGTTAAGACATTTAAGTGGTAGTCTGCAAAACCACACATTGGGCTtataaaaatggagaaaaaaacaacaacccacCTATACTTATTTTAAGGGCCATACAATTAACTTTAAACAAGCTTACAGTTAGTATTGCACGCAATACATGTCCCCTACCATCACCTACCTGCATTACTTGAAGGTTAGCTGTGTTTATACGGCAGCATCTGCTAGATTTACAATGTTATTTGTGCATTTACAGTTACAGCATGCACGATAGTTGAAGAATGTGAATTTAATGTATGTTAATTGAAAccaaatttctatttttagtaacagtgacctagaTATTTGACCCTTTGACCCCATATGCAATCCCACACCAGATCTTCCCCTAAGCTACCTACAGACCAACTTTCAAACAAATCCATCAGCCCTAAGtgaagttatcatccggaaaccacctcggatagacacacggacagacagactgacatcgACAGACACTATAGTCCCCTCTGGAAACAGGCAGGGGACTAATAAGCATGTTTTGTATACCGTAATAACTGTTGGTTCATCCGCTGTACATTGGTTTAACTGCTCTAATCAGAACTTCTATTTGCAACATTCAACATTATTTACCTGAACAAGACCAAGACTGTCAAGACCTTTTCTTAGGTCCTGGATGTACTTGTCTACAGGCAGCACTTGATTGAATACTTTCTCCACTAGCTCTGCTGACATAATTCTAGGTAATCTTCCGTTTTGAATAGTGCTCAGAGCTGGAATGTTAAATGTacctcaaaatatttatatagtttTGTACATGTCTCATTGGGAAATCAACTCCTCACCCAAGAAAAGTTTTTCACATTAGACTATGTAAATGACCAACTGAAAGCAAAATAGTTGATTTCCCCTCTAAACGGGAATCCTCACTTAACCTGAATTTCCTCTTGGTCCCAGGGCAATTTCATGGCAagggcataaaaatgcaataaaatattattaaagttaaaagttagaaggttttatgatatctaaaaataacaaGCTGTAAACACCTTAAAGGGACCATCAACTACGaatgatgaaaaaagaaaagttctaaaatagaGTTCTAAGTTCTATGTTATATACCAGTCCtggtatttttatcaaaataaactaatataaattgtacaaaaatacgttattttagaacttttcttttttcgtcattcgtggttgacggtccctttaaaactgAGAATAAATTACCTTGCTGAAAAGTGATATACTATCATAAATTTTCAGAATAAACAATTTGAGATGCTCATTAAAGTTACATTATACTGCAGTGGCCTGTTTTTGAACAAGGAtttacaaataaaagcaaaacagcACCACTTTGgcaattattttaaatcactaTGGGGGAAATTTGTTTCTGAAATGGGAGAACGtcattatatacattttcactGTGCTTATGGGGCTGAATTTTTGCCTCATATATCAGAGTTCAAGAACCCTGTATGTACAACTGggataatgtatttttcaaagccTGAATGACTTGGACTTTGCCTTTGGAACACTAAGTACAGGCCACTATATGGCACTTTGTCCCAGTCAAATAagcttaatttaataaatttacccAATATTCTGCCAACAGCTTCATAGTCATCTGACCACTCTCTCACTGGCTCGAAGTATTCTTCCTTAATGCAATGCAGGACAAGAGAGAAGAATTTCTTTCTTGGACCTCCAAAATCAGCAGCACACTGCAAAATTAAATGACAGGTACAACCAACTAGATTTGTTACAGACACTAATGTTcgcatttttttttaccaaaatggtGAATCACCGCATGTTAAAATTGGGTCTTGCACATATACAGTTTTTCCTTATGACACATGTCCAGTTTCAAGTCAATTACTTACACAATTTATGAGTAGTTTGATCCACCTGTTGGAGCAGTCAGAGAGAGATGAACAAACCCACAGCCGACCAACCAACAAAATGACAACTACATACTCCCTTGCAAACTTCGTTTGCTGGGGTGTAAAAGATTACGTTATTCCCATAGCATGGCTAGGCAAGAACCCGCTGACACTAAAACAAGGAAATTCAATGCCCCAAAATTTCCAAACCTCTTTGCAACATTCTTTCTATATTTTTCAAAGTTTGAAAaatcatatttatgaaaaatgtaatatAGTGAAACAAAATAATCACAAACAGGGAATTATTTTCAGTGAAGTAGACTTGGAATTGGAAAATCGTATGGTCATTTGGGTATGTGGATTTTTTTCTACACTTTATATGTATTTACCTCTCCATAGAACTGAACTTCAAGGCATTTCCTCATGTCGCTTATTGCCCTTATTTCCTCAATTGCTGTTTTCAGTAGATCGCCTCTGTCTACCAAAATGAAATTGGTTTCACCATAAATGCCCGTAGATGATGTCTCTTCTGTTAGTTCTAATGGTCTCCCAGTGACAATCTCTTTTTGAAAGATCTTTAGCACATGAATAGGATCAGACACATCATTGGATTTACAAAATGTAGTACACTTTTTAACAATTGTACTTAAATAATCTCCATTATGCTGGTCCTCACTGCCCGGGAGTACATTGTCCAGGGTCACCATGGAAGTTATTCTGGCAATCTCTGGTAAatcatggaattccatggaaaacCCCTGAAATTGAAACAACTGTGgtgaggggtgtatagtgtgggagtctgggcatttattacattatcttccaaaaataagaaaagagggcctgaaaggcccaaagtcgctcacctgagataacaagatatttttgggacaaatctATGTAGGCCCggatataatacataaaaacggGGGGTCCGGATGTCCTCCCCTGGACAatttttaaatcctataacgcctgtggtgagatttgaagcttatctagacaaataataagatatttgccgaaaatataagacttttgcctgtttttctttgatattttactgtttatctCGATGTTagtgaactaaattttactgtattatcttcataccagagaactaaattttaaaacaatatggaacagagaaacatttaaaagtgttacaccacacttattcacaagtcaaaccatgggaattctttccaataatactggcTGCATGTCTATAACGGCACCGTAACGTGTTGAGTATTAAACTAACTTATAGTTCATCTATTACACTAATTATTCTAACAAGTGCATCAATTACAAGAAATCAATATTTCTACACTTAACCGAGGCAAATGTGTTGATGATTTCATTGATCGAAACATCCGTTTCTCTGTGATTAAATTTCCGCGGTCATTTACATCATTCGGAATGTGACAGAATTGATTGTCTTAGGATAATGTCaacatgaaatgcagatttctaacccCTCACCcacctcagggtcaacattttaatgtttaaaaaaaatgtaggccCAGGCCTGCTTTGCCTAAAAGCAgctttatatccaatgtttacatttatcgatacaaagcatttaatgacaaacttcaaaacatgccaaaatctgtgaaaaggcccctttaaacctcaGAGTTTTAAATGGTTATTGAAAATAGAACATTCCATATGaacaaaattcaatttaattaatatagaacttctttttaattaaatagtGAATTGAAGttcattaaatcaaaatattaaacaacaTGTACGACAAAAGTTATTCACTAAAATAAATGTTCCCTATAAAGTTTCCATAAAATTGTCGCTGTTATCTCAGATTCAGGTTATGTTCAGGACAAAATATTTTTCTAACAAATGCCAGATATACTCATCTCAGGTTTCAGCTAGGAAATGATGGCAAACTGTGTTCACAACAAAAACAAGCTAGAAAGTAGATACacctaaaatcaaagcgctgaaggcactgataTTGTtggctattgcataatcttagacgcaactcagttttcaaaattatgttatagcttgttatatgtcaagtttgaaatgaacacaacccattcaaatttataaagagtttgtcttaaagcacaggttgagatgtgttttttttcttcaaataattaataagaaagataatttaagcttcattttggaaaaacagggcttaatgcatatgcattcattgtcatcccagtaccacagactctctttaaacgaaaatcaacataaaatcagagggtgtcgtccttgattggcttgtgcgcattgcacaggcaaatcattgtgcacaggctaatcttatttgacatgcattaagccctgttttcc
Protein-coding sequences here:
- the LOC127863947 gene encoding uncharacterized protein LOC127863947, which gives rise to MVTLDNVLPGSEDQHNGDYLSTIVKKCTTFCKSNDVSDPIHVLKIFQKEIVTGRPLELTEETSSTGIYGETNFILVDRGDLLKTAIEEIRAISDMRKCLEVQFYGECAADFGGPRKKFFSLVLHCIKEEYFEPVREWSDDYEAVGRILALSTIQNGRLPRIMSAELVEKVFNQVLPVDKYIQDLRKGLDSLGLVQLVQELPAVIHLFTPQQSNPLTVKMLTHLLNPQFSAEGSNRRQRENSTYTLFIKYMREAASGRRGAVNLGSILRFATGTEEEPALGFALQPSIQFMESANFLPTANTCINRMNLSLPDESNPLPLQEELFNLFDLAFCNTFFGLE